The following proteins are encoded in a genomic region of Gemmatimonas sp. UBA7669:
- a CDS encoding PAS domain S-box protein, with translation MNDASSLPPAEPAPSSAAPSASAVSDAYAMLRGVLDAGFDAFAIARAQRAPTGEIADLLVVEVNARACDMVGRPRESLINQSLLSVFPHSRTWRLWEQVCAVILTQRPLETTQHAPLPEEPDRWLQRQIVPLPDDHVAISSRDVTQRHRAQRALAASEARFRGLFENNGAAQLLVDCDTSRILDANAAAEAFYGWSRATLSSMTLADLDVQGASEWRHIVESIRAGRGARAQREHRVASGERRHVDFSAGCVDNASRTVMHCLVLDMTERVRSEQQLRESERRFRALIAGMREGVVLHDESGVIRIHNPAAERILGLTGAQLTGLHPIERDWQATHEDGSPWPTALHPAQIALRTGRSQPRQLMQVARGASQPTWIVVTADPLIRPGESRPYAALAVFSDVTELRHSDERLREAMTFEAVADVAGSIGHDLNNVLTVIRAATTFLRDGMSGTSPQLDDVAAIERATDRAEWLTRRLLAAGRRPAPPHAGVDLLPLVRAACEAASREVLAPFDAAVSLQLDPSSTAQMVAVDPVRVRDVVDTMLRMACAGGESASVTGPLLLRTRPAEGDEGMAELALRCTSNVIDADLAARLAAPGFEPERSGGDRELALAVLHTLLRQTGGRLRVDVPPPGSTAGSIVRAQWPVVSESAATQAVPVAEETEPAVVPVAADTVTAAGTDAPVSDSDTPPETAPSPRRQGGVLLVDDDARLRDLGRRMFERAGDAVYTAATGREALTFLAARSDEVALVVTDLTMPDIGGLELIEIMAARYPDIPVMAISGYGVAPGTQERLAARHVPYVQKPFTMDVLLETASRVRAAWPAG, from the coding sequence GTGAACGACGCCTCATCCCTGCCCCCTGCCGAGCCAGCACCGTCTTCTGCGGCCCCCTCCGCCTCGGCGGTTTCGGACGCCTATGCGATGCTGCGGGGCGTGCTTGACGCCGGATTCGATGCCTTTGCCATCGCCCGCGCTCAGCGCGCGCCGACGGGGGAGATTGCCGATCTGCTGGTGGTCGAGGTGAACGCGCGCGCCTGCGACATGGTGGGTCGTCCGCGTGAGAGCCTCATCAACCAGTCGCTGCTGAGTGTGTTTCCACACAGCCGCACCTGGCGACTGTGGGAGCAGGTGTGCGCCGTGATCCTCACGCAGCGGCCACTCGAGACCACGCAGCACGCGCCGCTGCCCGAGGAACCCGACCGCTGGCTGCAACGGCAGATCGTACCGTTGCCCGACGACCATGTGGCCATCTCCTCGCGCGATGTCACCCAGCGCCATCGCGCCCAGCGTGCCCTCGCGGCCAGCGAAGCACGATTTCGCGGGCTCTTCGAGAACAACGGGGCGGCGCAGTTGCTGGTGGACTGCGACACGTCGCGCATCCTCGATGCCAATGCCGCGGCGGAAGCGTTCTACGGATGGTCACGCGCCACGCTCAGCAGCATGACCCTGGCCGATCTCGATGTGCAGGGGGCGAGCGAGTGGCGACACATCGTCGAGTCGATCAGGGCCGGCCGTGGCGCCCGCGCGCAGCGTGAGCATCGCGTGGCCAGCGGAGAGCGGCGGCACGTGGATTTCAGCGCGGGGTGTGTGGACAACGCGTCGCGGACGGTCATGCATTGCCTCGTGCTCGACATGACGGAGCGGGTGCGCTCGGAGCAGCAGCTGCGTGAGTCCGAGCGCCGGTTCCGCGCGCTCATTGCCGGCATGCGCGAAGGGGTGGTGCTGCATGACGAGTCCGGCGTGATCCGCATCCACAACCCGGCCGCCGAACGCATTCTCGGCCTCACGGGTGCGCAGTTGACGGGGCTGCATCCCATCGAGCGTGATTGGCAGGCAACGCACGAGGATGGGTCACCCTGGCCCACGGCACTGCATCCGGCGCAGATCGCGTTGCGCACCGGACGCAGTCAACCGCGACAGCTCATGCAGGTGGCGCGCGGTGCCAGTCAGCCTACATGGATTGTGGTCACGGCCGATCCGCTCATTCGGCCGGGCGAATCGCGGCCTTATGCGGCGCTCGCGGTGTTCAGCGATGTCACCGAACTCCGGCACAGTGACGAACGTCTGCGCGAGGCCATGACGTTTGAAGCCGTGGCCGACGTGGCGGGAAGCATCGGTCATGATCTCAACAACGTGCTCACGGTCATTCGTGCGGCCACGACCTTCTTGCGCGACGGCATGAGCGGCACGTCGCCGCAGCTCGACGACGTGGCGGCCATTGAGCGCGCGACCGATCGCGCCGAGTGGCTCACGCGTCGCTTGCTGGCCGCTGGACGGCGACCGGCGCCGCCGCACGCTGGCGTCGATCTGCTCCCGCTCGTGCGCGCGGCCTGCGAGGCCGCATCACGTGAAGTGCTGGCGCCTTTCGACGCGGCGGTGTCTCTGCAACTCGATCCGTCGTCCACGGCGCAGATGGTTGCGGTCGACCCGGTGCGTGTGCGCGACGTGGTGGACACGATGCTGCGCATGGCATGCGCCGGCGGTGAGTCGGCGTCTGTCACCGGTCCGTTGCTCCTGCGCACCAGACCAGCCGAAGGTGACGAGGGCATGGCGGAACTGGCCCTGCGGTGTACCTCGAACGTGATCGATGCCGACCTCGCGGCGCGTCTGGCAGCGCCCGGTTTCGAGCCGGAGCGCAGCGGTGGCGACCGCGAATTGGCGCTGGCTGTCCTGCACACCCTGCTGCGTCAGACCGGTGGACGACTGCGGGTGGATGTGCCGCCGCCGGGGAGCACGGCGGGGAGTATCGTGCGCGCGCAGTGGCCGGTGGTGAGCGAGTCGGCCGCGACCCAGGCTGTGCCTGTGGCAGAGGAAACCGAACCTGCCGTCGTCCCTGTGGCGGCCGACACGGTTACAGCGGCCGGTACCGACGCCCCTGTCAGCGATTCAGACACACCACCTGAGACCGCGCCCTCGCCGCGCAGACAGGGCGGTGTGCTGCTCGTGGATGACGATGCGCGTCTGCGCGATCTCGGTCGGCGCATGTTCGAGCGGGCCGGTGATGCGGTGTACACCGCGGCGACCGGCCGCGAGGCGCTCACCTTCCTTGCCGCGCGTTCGGATGAGGTGGCGCTCGTCGTCACCGACCTCACCATGCCGGATATCGGCGGACTGGAGCTCATCGAGATCATGGCGGCCCGCTATCCCGACATTCCGGTGATGGCCATCAGCGGATACGGCGTGGCGCCCGGCACACAGGAGCGCCTCGCCGCACGTCATGTGCCGTATGTGCAGAAGCCCTTCACCATGGACGTGCTGCTCGAAACGGCCAGCCGCGTACGCGCAGCCTGGCCAGCCGGCTGA
- a CDS encoding helix-turn-helix transcriptional regulator, with protein sequence MGVIATLLAHEPRLARLRAAARDRYRFVPCEDWTSLTRACERGPINVVVFDLYVDGRADFERVRQLRVRVPRAALVAYVDVTRERAKDMFDAGRCGIDVLIVADETDTPAMLGALLDQAEARSVSSLLKPHLAGLRSVVRDAVMLSVTRAHERLTPDSLARLIAVSRRLLSKRLEGAQLPPPHQLLTWGRLIVAASMLEDGSRSADGVASALDFPSGSAFRNTCQRYLGCTPHQIRLRGGASWVIQELLVNREKRRQISDHEDDMQDSAAA encoded by the coding sequence ATGGGCGTAATCGCGACGCTGCTCGCACACGAACCCCGGCTGGCGCGGCTTCGCGCGGCTGCACGGGATCGCTATCGCTTCGTCCCGTGTGAAGACTGGACGTCGCTGACGCGCGCCTGCGAGCGCGGTCCCATCAACGTGGTCGTCTTCGACTTGTATGTCGACGGCCGCGCCGACTTCGAGCGCGTGCGTCAACTGCGGGTACGGGTGCCGCGCGCGGCGCTCGTCGCCTATGTCGATGTCACACGTGAGCGCGCCAAGGACATGTTCGACGCCGGTCGTTGCGGCATCGACGTGCTCATCGTGGCCGACGAGACCGACACGCCGGCCATGCTCGGCGCACTGCTCGACCAGGCCGAGGCGCGTTCGGTGTCCAGCCTGCTCAAGCCGCATCTCGCCGGGCTGCGCTCGGTGGTGCGCGACGCGGTCATGCTCTCGGTGACACGGGCGCACGAACGTCTGACGCCGGACAGCCTGGCCCGGCTCATTGCCGTGTCCCGCCGTCTGCTCAGCAAGCGCCTCGAAGGCGCGCAGCTTCCGCCGCCGCATCAGTTGCTCACCTGGGGCCGGCTCATTGTGGCGGCCAGCATGCTGGAAGACGGCTCGCGCAGCGCCGATGGGGTGGCCAGTGCGCTTGACTTCCCCTCGGGCTCGGCGTTCCGCAACACCTGCCAGCGCTATCTGGGCTGCACGCCGCACCAGATTCGCCTGCGCGGTGGCGCCAGCTGGGTCATTCAGGAGCTCCTCGTGAATCGCGAGAAGCGCCGGCAGATCTCCGATCACGAAGACGACATGCAGGACTCGGCTGCGGCCTGA
- the coaE gene encoding dephospho-CoA kinase (Dephospho-CoA kinase (CoaE) performs the final step in coenzyme A biosynthesis.): protein MLYVALTGNIASGKSTVARDLAARGATLIDSDQLARDVVAPGSAALRAIAEHFGPELLRPDGTLDRAAMRQRVFSDTAAREALNAIVHPAVRRLREQRVEEARHRGDRIVVADIPLLFELGLQGAFDAVILVDADENVRRDRLVQTRGLSAHDAQAMIDAQMPSALKREGATWVIDNNGPLEALAPQVEAVWQALAARATPQPLTPRFRNDAP, encoded by the coding sequence ATGCTGTACGTCGCCCTCACCGGCAATATTGCCTCCGGCAAGTCCACCGTGGCCCGCGATCTCGCAGCCCGTGGGGCCACTCTCATCGACAGCGATCAGCTCGCGCGTGACGTGGTGGCGCCGGGTAGCGCCGCACTGCGCGCCATTGCCGAGCATTTTGGGCCGGAGCTCCTGCGACCCGATGGTACGCTGGATCGCGCCGCCATGCGCCAGCGCGTGTTCAGCGACACCGCGGCGCGCGAAGCCCTCAACGCCATCGTGCACCCGGCGGTGCGTCGTCTGCGCGAGCAGCGTGTGGAAGAGGCCCGACATCGTGGAGACCGCATTGTCGTGGCGGACATTCCCCTGCTCTTTGAGCTGGGCCTGCAAGGCGCATTTGACGCGGTGATTCTGGTGGACGCCGATGAGAACGTCCGGCGCGATCGCCTCGTGCAGACCCGCGGCCTGTCCGCGCACGATGCGCAAGCCATGATCGACGCCCAGATGCCGTCCGCGCTGAAGCGCGAAGGCGCGACATGGGTCATCGACAACAACGGGCCGCTGGAGGCCCTCGCCCCGCAGGTGGAGGCCGTCTGGCAGGCGCTGGCCGCCCGCGCGACCCCTCAACCACTCACCCCCCGCTTCCGCAACGACGCGCCGTAG